Proteins encoded in a region of the Vicia villosa cultivar HV-30 ecotype Madison, WI linkage group LG5, Vvil1.0, whole genome shotgun sequence genome:
- the LOC131602535 gene encoding DNA-directed RNA polymerases II, IV and V subunit 3-like, which translates to MEGASYARMPRVKIRELKDDYMKFELRDTDASVANALRRVMISEVPTVAIDLVEIEVNSSVLNDEFIAHRLGLIPLTSERAMAMRFSRDCDACDGDGQCEYCSVEFHLRVKCITDQTLDVTSKDLYSSDHTVVPVDFSGGDPSSVESADGRGIIIVKLRRGQELRLRAIARKGIGKDHAKWSPAATVTFMYEPEIHINEDLMESLSLEEKREWIDSSPTRVFDIDPVTQQVSVVDAEAYSYDDEVIKKAEAMGKPGLVEITAKQDSFIFTVESTGAVKASQLLLNAIEIVKQKLDAVRLSEDTVEADDQFGELGAHMRGG; encoded by the exons ATGGAAGGCGCATCGTACGCACGCATGCCGAGGGTGAAAATCCGCGAGCTGAAAGACGATTACATGAAGTTCGAGCTTCGTGACACCGACGCCAGTGTGGCAAACGCGCTTCGGCGCGTGATGATCTCCGAGGTTCCCACCGTCGCAATCGACCTAGTGGAAATCGAGGTCAACTCGTCCGTTCTCAACGACGAGTTCATTGCTCACAGACTCGGTCTCATTCCACTCACAAGCGAACGCGCGATGGCCATGCGTTTCTCACGTGACTGTGATGCTTGTGATGGTGATGGACAGTGCGAGTATTGTTCAGTTGAGTTTCATCTTAGGGTTAAGTGTATTACTGATCAGACGCTTGATGTTACTAGCAAGGATCTTTATAGCTCTGATCATACTGTTGTTCCTGTTGATTTCTCTGGTGGTGACCCTTCTTCCGTTGAATCTGCTGATGGAAG GGGGATTATAATTGTGAAGTTGAGGCGAGGTCAGGAGCTGAGGTTGAGGGCAATTGCTAGGAAGGGGATTGGTAAGGATCATGCAAAGTGGTCGCCAGCTGCGACTGTCACTTTCATGTATGAACCTGAGATTCATATAAATGAGGATTTGATGGAGTCTTTGTCACTTGAGGAGAAAAGAGAGTGGATTGATAGTAGTCCAACCCGTGTGTTTGACATTGATCCTGTCACGCAGCAG GTGTCAGTGGTTGACGCTGAGGCATACAGTTACGATGATGAGGTGATTAAGAAAGCGGAAGCAATGGGAAAGCCCGGTCTTGTAGAAATCACTGCAAAGCAAGATAGCTTCATTTTCACAGTTGAATCTACTGGAGCTGTTAAAGCTTCTCAACTATTGCTAAATGCCATTGAAATTGTGAAGCAGAAGCTGGATGCTGTGAGGTTATCCGAAGATACGGTGGAGGCCGATGATCAATTTGGAGAACTAGGGGCTCATATGAGAGGAGGATGA